The following coding sequences are from one Mycolicibacterium aichiense window:
- a CDS encoding NAD-glutamate dehydrogenase: protein MTVDPKAAESLGEAYLATYRGPHGGAPDVDATDTGPLVAAAAEHAVPGELIAAQERLARVRAVGETLVAVYPGDDPGGFGPALQIVADQATMLLDSVTVLLHRLGVSYVALMNPVFRVRRSATGELLDVRPSSNDDPAAGESDGIDESWIHVQLAPSVNRKALAEAERMLPMAVADARQVALDSTALSAALHDLAREIDNDPGTRFVGADRGDVADLLRWLSDGHFILLGCQDCTVHDGVASVVESSRLGVARLRTEVLPELTNPGDVLVLAQATMPSFLRYGAYPYIVVIRERAGEQDIEHRFVGLFTAAAMSANVLDIPLISRRVRDVLAMSQSDPSHPGQLMLDIIQTIPRSELFSLTAEQLLAMATAVVDLGSRRRALLFLRAAQLGHFVSALVYLPRDRYTTVVRLAMQDILVREFGGLSIDYTARVSESPWAVVHFTVRLPDSSTRESIDDSEQNRTRVQGLLTEALRTWGDRLIGSARTGKIDQAIAEHYAEALPESFKQAVTSTEAITDIGFIEALQEDSVKLQFEEGDEGNEAFLTWYLGGSTASLSHLLPMLQCMGVLVLEERPFTVVRPDGLKVWIYQFKIRPDASMPVAASQEEWDATAQRFADAVTAIWQGRAEIDRFNELVLRAGLTWQQVAVLRAYAKYLRQAAFPYSQSHIESVLNGNPGTARSLVALFEAMFDPDSADKGLDALAAADAVAADIDALVSLDTDRVLRAFATMIQATLRTNYFVTSADSAHAQNVLSLKLDPQLIDELPLPRPKFEIFVYSPRVEGVHLRFGHVARGGLRWSDRREDFRTEILGLVKAQAVKNAVIVPVGAKGGFVVKKPPAPLGDAAADRDAFRHEGIACYRLFIAGLLDVTDNVDRSTGQVITPPRVVRRDGDDAYLVVAADKGTATFSDIANDVAQSYGFWLGDAFASGGSVGYDHKAMGITAKGAWESVKRHFREMGVDTQTQDFTVVGVGDMSGDVFGNGMLLSHHIRLIAAFDHRHIFIDPDPDAERSWQERRRLFELPRSSWEDYDASLISAGGGVFSRQQKSIPVSPQMRAALGLQSDADEVTPPALMKAIMQAPVDLWFNGGIGTYIKAESESDAEVGDRANDTIRVNGNQVRAKVIGEGGNLGVTSLGRVEFDLCGGRINTDAMDNSAGVDCSDHEVNIKILVDSLVTAGKVSADERTELLASMTDEVSRLVLTDNVDQNDLMGTSRANAATLLNVHARQIVELEQRRGLNRGLEALPSNKEIRRRQEVGIGLTSPELATLMAHVKLALKDDVLASELPDQEVFAARLPQYFPSQLSDHFAGEIRGHQLRREITTTMLVNNVVDTGGITFAYRVTEDTGVGYVDAVRTFVATDAIFGITKVWQRILDASRAGLPINVSDRMTLDLRRLLDRASRWLLNYRPQPLAVGAEINRFAATLAELTPRMSEWLRGDDKAIVAKEAGEFQAHGAPADLAYTVATGLYQYSLLDVIDIADIVDRDPAEVADTYFALIDHLSTDGLLTAVSGLPRDDRWHSLARLAIRDDIYGSLRALCFDVLAVGEPEETGEEKIAEWEHTNGSRVERARRTLAEIYADDERDLATLSVAARQIRSMTRTSGTGSSG, encoded by the coding sequence ATGACGGTTGACCCCAAAGCTGCCGAGTCACTGGGTGAGGCCTACCTCGCCACCTATCGCGGCCCGCACGGCGGGGCCCCCGACGTGGACGCCACCGACACCGGCCCGCTGGTCGCGGCGGCTGCCGAGCACGCGGTGCCCGGCGAGCTGATCGCCGCGCAGGAGCGGCTGGCTCGCGTCCGGGCTGTCGGCGAGACACTGGTCGCGGTCTATCCCGGCGACGATCCCGGCGGGTTCGGGCCCGCGTTGCAGATCGTCGCCGACCAGGCCACCATGCTGCTCGACTCGGTCACTGTGCTGCTGCATCGGCTCGGCGTCAGCTACGTCGCGCTGATGAACCCGGTGTTCCGGGTGCGGCGCAGCGCAACCGGCGAACTGCTGGACGTACGCCCTTCGTCGAACGATGATCCGGCGGCCGGCGAGTCCGACGGGATCGACGAATCCTGGATCCACGTCCAACTCGCGCCGTCGGTCAACCGCAAGGCGCTGGCCGAGGCGGAGCGGATGCTGCCGATGGCGGTGGCCGACGCCCGTCAAGTGGCGCTCGACTCGACGGCGCTGTCCGCCGCGCTGCACGACCTCGCCCGCGAAATCGACAACGATCCGGGAACTCGATTCGTCGGCGCGGACCGCGGCGACGTCGCCGACCTGTTGCGGTGGCTGTCCGACGGCCACTTCATCCTGCTGGGCTGCCAGGACTGCACGGTGCACGACGGGGTCGCCAGCGTAGTCGAGTCCAGCAGGCTCGGGGTGGCGCGGCTGCGTACCGAGGTGCTGCCGGAGCTCACCAACCCCGGCGACGTGCTGGTGCTGGCACAGGCCACCATGCCCAGCTTCCTGCGGTACGGGGCGTACCCGTACATCGTGGTGATCCGGGAACGTGCCGGTGAGCAGGACATCGAACACCGGTTCGTCGGGCTGTTCACGGCGGCGGCGATGAGCGCCAACGTCCTTGACATTCCGCTGATTTCGCGGCGGGTGCGCGACGTGCTGGCGATGTCGCAGAGCGACCCCAGCCACCCCGGGCAGCTGATGCTCGACATCATCCAGACCATCCCGCGTTCCGAGCTGTTCTCGCTGACCGCCGAGCAGCTGCTCGCGATGGCGACCGCCGTCGTCGACCTCGGCTCGCGCCGGCGGGCCTTGCTGTTCCTGCGCGCCGCCCAGCTCGGCCACTTCGTGTCCGCCCTGGTTTATCTGCCCCGCGACCGCTACACCACAGTGGTGCGGCTGGCGATGCAGGACATTCTGGTGCGTGAGTTCGGCGGCCTGAGTATCGACTACACCGCACGGGTCAGTGAATCACCCTGGGCAGTAGTCCATTTCACTGTCCGGCTGCCGGACAGCTCCACCCGTGAGTCGATCGACGACAGCGAGCAGAACCGTACCCGGGTGCAGGGCCTGCTCACCGAGGCGCTGCGCACCTGGGGTGATCGGCTGATCGGTTCGGCGCGGACCGGCAAGATCGACCAGGCGATCGCCGAGCACTACGCCGAAGCTCTACCCGAGTCCTTCAAGCAGGCCGTCACCTCGACCGAGGCGATCACCGACATCGGTTTCATCGAAGCGCTGCAAGAGGATTCGGTCAAACTGCAGTTCGAGGAAGGTGACGAGGGCAACGAGGCCTTCCTCACCTGGTACCTCGGCGGATCGACCGCGTCCCTGAGTCACCTGCTGCCGATGCTGCAGTGCATGGGGGTGCTGGTGCTCGAGGAGCGCCCGTTCACCGTGGTGCGCCCGGACGGGCTGAAGGTGTGGATCTACCAGTTCAAGATCCGTCCGGATGCGTCCATGCCGGTGGCCGCCAGCCAGGAGGAGTGGGACGCCACCGCGCAGCGGTTCGCCGATGCCGTCACCGCCATCTGGCAGGGACGCGCCGAGATCGACCGATTCAACGAACTGGTGCTGCGCGCCGGGCTCACCTGGCAGCAGGTCGCGGTGCTGCGCGCCTACGCGAAGTACTTGCGGCAGGCAGCTTTTCCCTACAGCCAGTCACACATCGAGTCGGTGCTCAACGGCAACCCGGGCACCGCGCGTTCACTGGTCGCCCTCTTCGAGGCGATGTTCGATCCGGACTCCGCCGACAAGGGCCTGGACGCGCTCGCCGCGGCCGACGCGGTGGCCGCCGACATCGATGCCCTGGTCAGCCTCGACACCGACCGGGTGCTGCGGGCGTTCGCGACGATGATCCAAGCGACGCTGCGGACCAACTACTTCGTCACCAGCGCCGACTCGGCGCATGCGCAGAACGTGCTGTCGCTGAAGCTCGATCCGCAACTGATCGACGAATTACCGCTGCCCCGACCGAAATTCGAAATCTTCGTGTACTCACCTCGGGTCGAGGGCGTGCATCTGCGGTTCGGTCACGTGGCGCGCGGTGGCCTGCGCTGGTCGGATCGCCGGGAGGACTTCCGCACCGAGATCCTCGGCCTGGTCAAAGCCCAGGCCGTCAAGAACGCGGTGATCGTGCCGGTCGGCGCCAAGGGCGGATTCGTCGTCAAGAAGCCACCCGCGCCGCTCGGCGACGCTGCCGCGGACCGGGATGCCTTCCGTCACGAGGGAATTGCCTGCTACCGGCTGTTCATCGCGGGGCTGCTCGATGTCACCGACAATGTCGATCGGTCGACCGGACAGGTCATCACCCCGCCCCGGGTGGTCCGCCGCGACGGCGACGACGCCTACCTCGTCGTCGCCGCCGACAAGGGCACCGCCACCTTCTCCGATATCGCCAACGACGTAGCCCAGTCGTACGGCTTCTGGCTGGGTGACGCGTTCGCATCCGGCGGTTCGGTCGGCTACGACCACAAAGCCATGGGCATCACCGCCAAAGGCGCCTGGGAGTCGGTCAAACGGCACTTCCGGGAAATGGGCGTGGACACCCAAACCCAGGACTTCACCGTCGTCGGGGTGGGCGACATGAGCGGCGACGTCTTCGGCAACGGAATGCTGCTGTCACATCACATCCGGCTGATCGCCGCTTTCGACCACCGGCACATCTTCATCGATCCCGACCCGGACGCGGAGCGGTCGTGGCAGGAGCGGCGTCGGTTGTTCGAACTGCCCCGGTCGAGCTGGGAGGACTACGACGCCAGCCTGATCAGTGCGGGCGGCGGTGTGTTCAGCCGCCAGCAGAAGTCGATACCGGTCAGCCCGCAGATGCGTGCGGCGCTCGGCCTGCAGAGCGACGCCGACGAGGTCACCCCGCCCGCTCTGATGAAGGCGATCATGCAAGCCCCGGTGGATCTGTGGTTCAACGGCGGCATCGGCACCTACATCAAGGCCGAATCCGAATCCGATGCCGAAGTCGGCGACCGCGCCAACGACACCATCCGGGTGAACGGAAATCAGGTGCGCGCCAAGGTGATCGGCGAAGGCGGCAACCTCGGGGTCACCTCACTGGGCCGGGTCGAATTCGATCTGTGCGGTGGCCGCATCAACACCGACGCCATGGACAACTCCGCCGGCGTCGACTGCAGCGACCACGAGGTCAACATCAAGATCCTGGTCGACTCGCTGGTCACCGCGGGCAAGGTGAGCGCCGACGAGCGCACCGAACTGCTGGCCTCGATGACCGACGAAGTGTCGCGCCTGGTCCTCACCGACAACGTCGACCAGAACGATCTGATGGGCACGAGCCGGGCCAACGCCGCGACCCTGCTCAACGTGCATGCCCGCCAGATCGTCGAGCTCGAGCAGCGGCGCGGGCTCAACCGTGGGCTGGAAGCGTTGCCGTCGAACAAGGAGATCCGCCGCCGCCAAGAGGTGGGCATCGGGCTGACCTCCCCGGAACTGGCCACCCTGATGGCGCACGTGAAGCTGGCCCTCAAGGACGACGTGCTGGCCAGCGAGCTGCCCGACCAGGAGGTGTTCGCCGCACGTCTGCCGCAATACTTCCCGAGCCAGCTGAGTGACCACTTCGCAGGTGAGATCCGCGGCCACCAGCTGCGCCGGGAGATCACCACGACGATGTTGGTCAACAACGTGGTCGACACCGGCGGCATCACCTTTGCCTACCGGGTCACCGAGGACACCGGTGTGGGATACGTCGACGCGGTCCGCACGTTCGTGGCCACCGACGCGATCTTCGGGATCACCAAGGTCTGGCAGCGCATCCTCGACGCGTCTCGGGCGGGCTTGCCGATCAACGTCTCCGACCGGATGACCCTGGATCTGCGTCGCCTGCTCGACCGGGCGTCGCGCTGGCTGCTGAACTACCGGCCGCAGCCGCTGGCGGTCGGCGCCGAGATCAACCGGTTCGCCGCGACGCTGGCCGAGCTGACACCGCGGATGTCGGAATGGCTGCGTGGTGACGACAAGGCGATCGTGGCCAAGGAGGCCGGCGAGTTCCAGGCGCACGGCGCCCCGGCGGATCTGGCCTACACCGTGGCCACCGGCCTGTACCAGTACAGCCTGCTCGACGTGATCGACATCGCCGACATCGTCGACCGGGACCCCGCCGAGGTCGCCGACACCTACTTCGCCCTGATTGATCACCTGAGCACCGACGGCCTGCTGACCGCGGTGTCCGGACTCCCTCGTGACGACCGTTGGCACTCATTGGCGCGCTTGGCCATTCGCGACGACATCTACGGGTCGTTGCGGGCT
- a CDS encoding single-stranded DNA-binding protein: MFETHLTVVGRIVTDLRRRVVGDQELISFRVASNSRRRTGDGTWEPGNSLFITVNCWGKLVTGVGAGLYKGAPVIVVGDVFTSEYDDKEGVRRSSLEMRATAVGPDLSRAIIRFEQPQSKPAEPVDAEPIIGHEPDVAEDVEETADLAFSA; encoded by the coding sequence ATGTTCGAGACCCATCTGACCGTCGTCGGCCGCATCGTCACCGATCTCCGCCGCCGCGTCGTCGGCGACCAGGAACTGATCAGCTTCCGGGTGGCCAGCAACTCCCGGCGCCGCACCGGCGACGGCACCTGGGAGCCCGGCAACTCCCTGTTCATCACCGTCAACTGCTGGGGCAAGCTGGTCACCGGCGTCGGCGCCGGGCTGTACAAGGGCGCCCCGGTGATCGTCGTCGGCGACGTGTTCACCAGCGAGTACGACGACAAGGAAGGCGTCCGGCGGTCCTCGCTGGAGATGCGCGCCACGGCGGTCGGCCCCGACCTGTCGCGGGCGATCATCCGCTTCGAGCAGCCCCAGTCCAAGCCGGCCGAACCGGTCGACGCCGAGCCGATCATCGGGCACGAGCCCGACGTTGCCGAGGATGTCGAGGAGACCGCCGATCTGGCCTTCTCGGCGTAG
- a CDS encoding cytochrome c oxidase assembly protein — protein MTAPAARRTAVWPVLSMVALLAGITAAGIGALSLADALTATGLPDPGPVTTVGLPFVQAAGQIAAVLAVGSLMFATFFVPPQDSGVLDVDGYRALRIGVAASAAWAVCAALLVPLTVSDVSGQPLREHLNPVQLWSVASLVDTAGAWRWTAFLALAVALAGRAVLRWSWTPLLLAGSLITLVPLGLTGHSSAGGSHDVGTNSLMIHLLAGALWAGGLLALLVHALRGGEHADLAARRFSAVAFWCFVAMGLSGVINAFVRIRLGDLFATDYGWLVVAKIVALCVLGAIGWRQRRGPVAALQADPQARGVLVRLASVEALIFGLTFGIAVGLGRTPPPPPLVANPSPAEVGIGYDLAGPPTVARILLDWRFDLVFGTAAIVFAAVYLAGVIRLRRRGDSWPPGRTFAWLLGCATLLFTTSSGVGRYMPAMFSVHMTAHMLLSMLIPVLLVLGAPVTLALRALPAAGKGNPPGPREWLLDGLHSKWSRFFTHPVVATIVFVAGFYGLYFGGIFDAAAGLHGAHVLMNLHFLISGYLFYWVVIGVDPTPRPLPAVAKIAMVFASLPLHAFFGVVMMGMDQVLGESFYRSLKLSWHTDLLADQHLGGGIAWAAGEIPLVVVMIALLVQWSRSDRRAAKRLDRAAERDDDADLAAYNAMLAEMARRENGS, from the coding sequence ATGACCGCACCCGCCGCCCGCCGCACCGCGGTGTGGCCGGTGCTGTCGATGGTGGCCCTGCTGGCCGGCATCACCGCCGCCGGCATCGGTGCGCTGTCGTTGGCCGACGCGCTGACGGCGACCGGGCTGCCCGATCCCGGGCCCGTCACCACGGTGGGCCTGCCGTTCGTGCAGGCCGCAGGTCAGATCGCGGCGGTTCTGGCAGTGGGCTCGTTGATGTTCGCGACGTTTTTCGTACCACCGCAGGACAGCGGCGTGCTCGACGTCGACGGCTACCGCGCGCTGCGGATCGGGGTCGCCGCATCCGCGGCGTGGGCGGTCTGCGCGGCGCTGCTCGTCCCACTGACCGTTTCCGACGTCTCGGGTCAGCCGTTGCGCGAGCACCTCAACCCGGTGCAGCTGTGGTCGGTGGCGAGCCTGGTCGACACCGCCGGCGCCTGGCGCTGGACGGCGTTTTTGGCACTGGCCGTCGCCCTCGCAGGCCGGGCGGTGTTGCGTTGGTCGTGGACGCCGTTGCTGCTGGCCGGTTCGCTGATCACGTTGGTGCCGCTCGGCTTGACCGGGCACTCGTCGGCCGGCGGATCCCACGACGTCGGCACCAACAGCCTGATGATCCACCTGCTGGCAGGCGCCCTGTGGGCCGGCGGATTGCTGGCTCTGCTGGTGCACGCGCTGCGCGGCGGGGAGCACGCCGACCTGGCTGCGCGGCGATTCTCTGCGGTGGCGTTCTGGTGCTTCGTGGCGATGGGCCTGTCCGGAGTGATCAACGCCTTCGTTCGGATCCGGCTCGGCGACCTGTTCGCCACGGACTACGGCTGGCTGGTGGTGGCCAAGATCGTCGCGCTGTGCGTGTTGGGTGCGATCGGGTGGCGGCAACGCCGCGGCCCGGTGGCCGCGCTGCAGGCCGACCCGCAGGCCCGCGGTGTGCTGGTCCGGTTGGCGTCGGTGGAGGCCCTGATCTTCGGCCTCACGTTCGGCATCGCGGTGGGACTGGGACGCACCCCGCCGCCACCCCCCCTGGTGGCCAACCCCTCGCCGGCCGAAGTCGGGATTGGCTACGACCTGGCCGGACCGCCGACCGTCGCGCGGATTCTGCTGGACTGGCGCTTCGACCTGGTGTTCGGCACTGCGGCGATCGTATTCGCTGCGGTGTACCTGGCCGGCGTGATCCGGTTACGTCGCCGCGGTGACTCGTGGCCACCCGGCCGGACTTTCGCCTGGCTGCTGGGCTGCGCGACGCTGCTGTTCACGACGTCATCGGGTGTGGGCCGCTACATGCCGGCCATGTTCAGCGTGCACATGACCGCGCACATGCTGCTGTCGATGTTGATCCCAGTCCTGCTGGTGCTCGGCGCACCGGTGACGCTAGCGCTGCGGGCGCTGCCAGCCGCGGGTAAGGGCAACCCGCCCGGGCCACGCGAATGGCTGCTCGACGGTCTGCACAGCAAGTGGTCGCGGTTCTTCACCCACCCGGTGGTGGCCACGATCGTGTTCGTCGCGGGGTTCTACGGCCTCTACTTCGGCGGCATCTTCGATGCGGCGGCCGGCCTGCACGGCGCGCACGTGCTGATGAACCTGCACTTCTTGATCAGCGGCTACCTCTTCTACTGGGTGGTCATCGGCGTCGACCCCACCCCACGCCCGCTGCCGGCGGTAGCCAAGATCGCGATGGTGTTCGCCTCGCTGCCGCTGCACGCTTTCTTCGGTGTGGTGATGATGGGCATGGATCAGGTGCTGGGGGAGAGCTTCTACCGTTCGCTGAAGCTGAGCTGGCATACCGACCTGCTCGCCGATCAGCATCTCGGCGGCGGAATCGCTTGGGCGGCAGGTGAAATCCCGCTCGTGGTGGTGATGATCGCGCTGTTGGTCCAGTGGAGCCGAAGCGACCGGCGCGCCGCCAAGCGGCTCGATCGTGCTGCCGAGCGCGACGATGATGCCGATCTCGCCGCCTACAACGCGATGCTGGCCGAGATGGCTCGCCGAGAAAACGGAAGCTGA
- a CDS encoding glycerol-3-phosphate 1-O-acyltransferase codes for MTHTDHLADFSTTDDALVLASVSSKAEFELLNDWLHAQRRAHPDTKVEVLRLPAGDPPPGVVAQLVEELGVGEDRLVVPVRVFWVPGGLPTRVKIVGLISGRDTYRPPEVLQRRILRRDPSRARIVAGEPAKVSELRQQWNENTVGDSPRDFARFVLRRARLAIERMELRLLGPEYKSPQLITDELMSSTRFMEGLQKIPDAEPAKAEEMLNELATGWSRFSVDLIPNLGRAIFSRGFDPRIDYDSMEIESMRRGLEDHPAVLLWSHRSYLDGVIVPVAMQENRLPPAHTFAGINLSFGFMGPLMRRSGVIFLRRKLDDPVYKYVLRQFVGYIVEKRFNLSWSIEGTRSRTGKMLPPKLGLLAYVADAYLDGRSEDILLQPVSISFDQLHETTEYAAYARGGEKTPESAEWLYKFIKAQGERNYGKIYVRFPEAVSMRQYLGEPGGPIASDEAAKRLAMQKMAFEVAWRILRVTPINASGLVSALLLTTRGRALTLNQLHHTLQDSLDYLERKQNPVTNSALRLRTPDGVRAAVDALSNGHPVTRVDGGHEPVWRIAPEHEHEAAFYRNTLIHAFLETSIAELALAHAGRAPDGDRVEVFWDQAMRLRDLLKFDFYFADSAAFREHLAEEMSWQRDWEIQVAAGGDAVDSLLRDKKPLMAHAMLRPFIEAYTIVADVLCDAPADVEEKELTKMALGVGAQYAAQGRIRSNESVSALLFTTARQVAADQNLLQAGPDLRERRHAFLHELRSILTDMDRIHEMSSAQFYARELRLRE; via the coding sequence ATGACCCACACCGACCACCTGGCCGACTTCAGCACCACCGATGACGCGCTGGTGCTGGCATCGGTGTCGTCGAAGGCGGAGTTCGAGCTGCTCAACGACTGGCTGCACGCGCAGCGGCGCGCACACCCGGACACCAAGGTCGAGGTGCTGCGCCTGCCTGCCGGCGATCCGCCGCCCGGTGTGGTGGCCCAGCTCGTCGAGGAACTGGGGGTTGGGGAGGACCGGCTGGTCGTCCCGGTGCGGGTGTTCTGGGTGCCCGGTGGACTACCGACCCGGGTCAAGATCGTCGGCCTGATCTCTGGGCGGGACACCTACCGGCCGCCAGAAGTGCTGCAGCGCAGAATCCTTCGCCGCGATCCGTCCCGAGCGCGCATCGTCGCCGGTGAACCGGCGAAGGTCTCCGAACTGCGCCAGCAGTGGAACGAAAACACCGTCGGCGACAGCCCCCGTGACTTCGCGCGCTTTGTGCTGCGCCGCGCCCGGCTGGCGATCGAGCGGATGGAACTGCGGCTGCTGGGTCCGGAATACAAGTCGCCGCAACTGATCACCGACGAACTGATGTCCTCGACGCGATTCATGGAGGGCCTGCAGAAGATCCCCGATGCCGAGCCCGCCAAGGCCGAGGAGATGCTCAACGAGCTCGCCACGGGCTGGAGCAGGTTCTCGGTCGACCTGATCCCCAACCTCGGGCGGGCGATCTTCAGCCGGGGCTTCGATCCCCGAATCGACTACGACAGCATGGAAATCGAGTCGATGCGGCGCGGCCTGGAAGACCATCCGGCCGTCTTGCTGTGGTCGCACCGGTCCTACCTCGACGGCGTCATCGTCCCGGTGGCGATGCAGGAGAACCGGCTTCCTCCCGCGCACACGTTCGCCGGGATCAACCTCTCGTTCGGATTCATGGGTCCGCTGATGCGCCGCTCCGGCGTGATCTTCCTGCGCCGTAAGCTCGACGACCCGGTGTACAAGTACGTGCTGCGGCAGTTCGTCGGTTACATCGTCGAGAAGCGATTCAACCTCAGCTGGTCGATCGAGGGCACCCGGTCGCGCACCGGAAAGATGTTGCCGCCCAAGCTCGGACTGCTGGCTTACGTCGCCGACGCGTATCTCGACGGCCGCAGCGAGGACATCCTGCTGCAACCGGTGTCGATCAGCTTCGACCAGCTGCACGAGACCACCGAATACGCGGCCTACGCCCGTGGCGGCGAGAAGACGCCGGAGAGCGCCGAATGGCTGTACAAGTTCATCAAGGCTCAAGGCGAACGCAACTACGGCAAGATCTACGTCCGGTTCCCCGAGGCGGTGTCGATGCGCCAATACCTCGGCGAACCGGGCGGCCCGATCGCCTCGGACGAGGCCGCCAAACGGCTGGCCATGCAGAAGATGGCCTTCGAGGTGGCCTGGCGGATTCTGCGGGTGACACCGATCAACGCCAGCGGCTTGGTGTCGGCGCTGCTGCTCACCACCCGCGGCCGGGCGCTGACTCTCAACCAGCTGCATCACACCCTGCAGGACTCGCTGGATTACCTTGAGCGCAAACAGAATCCGGTGACCAACAGTGCCCTTCGGCTGCGTACACCGGACGGCGTGCGGGCCGCGGTCGACGCGTTGTCCAACGGTCATCCGGTGACCCGGGTCGACGGCGGTCACGAGCCGGTCTGGCGGATCGCGCCGGAGCACGAGCATGAGGCGGCCTTCTACCGGAACACCCTGATCCACGCGTTCCTGGAGACTTCGATCGCCGAACTCGCGCTGGCCCACGCCGGTCGGGCGCCCGACGGCGATCGGGTGGAGGTGTTCTGGGATCAGGCGATGCGGCTGCGTGACTTGCTGAAGTTCGACTTCTACTTCGCCGATTCCGCAGCCTTCCGCGAGCACCTCGCCGAAGAGATGTCGTGGCAACGCGATTGGGAGATTCAGGTCGCTGCGGGCGGTGACGCGGTGGACAGCCTGCTGCGCGACAAGAAGCCCTTGATGGCGCACGCCATGTTGCGACCGTTCATCGAGGCCTACACGATCGTCGCCGACGTACTGTGTGATGCACCGGCCGACGTCGAGGAGAAGGAACTCACCAAGATGGCCCTGGGCGTGGGCGCCCAGTACGCCGCTCAGGGACGGATCCGTAGCAACGAGTCGGTGTCGGCGTTGTTGTTCACGACGGCGCGGCAAGTCGCCGCGGACCAGAACCTGCTGCAGGCCGGCCCGGATCTGCGGGAACGGCGACATGCCTTCCTGCACGAACTCCGCAGCATCCTGACCGACATGGACCGCATCCACGAGATGTCCAGCGCCCAGTTCTATGCCCGTGAGCTCAGGCTGCGCGAGTAG
- the ettA gene encoding energy-dependent translational throttle protein EttA, giving the protein MAEYIYTMRKVRKAHGDKVILDDVTLAFLPGAKIGVVGPNGAGKSSVLKIMAGLDQANNGDAMLAPGATVGILMQEPQLDETKTVRENVEEGVAIKAKLNRYNEVAELMATDYTDELMDEMGKLQEELDAEDAWDIDSQLEQAMDALRCPPPDEPVTHLSGGEKRRVALCKLLLSKPDLLLLDEPTNHLDAESVLWLEQHLAAYKGAILAVTHDRYFLDNVAEWILELDRGRAYPYEGNYSTYLEKKAERLEVQGKKDQKLQKRLKEELAWVRSGAKARQAKNKARLGRYEEMVAEAEKTRKLDFEEIQIPAPPRLGSVVVEVEHLDKGFEGRTLIKDLSFTLPRNGIVGVIGPNGVGKTTLFKTIVGLEQPDSGTVRVGDTVKLSYVDQSRAGIDPKKTVWQVVSDGLDYIEVGQNEIPSRAYVSAFGFKGPDQQKPAGVLSGGERNRLNLALTLKEGGNLILLDEPTNDLDVETLSSLENALENFPGCAVVISHDRWFLDRTCTHILAWEGDDDNEAKWFWFEGNFGAYEENKIERMGADAARPHRVTHRRLTRD; this is encoded by the coding sequence ATGGCCGAATACATCTACACGATGCGCAAGGTCCGCAAGGCACACGGCGACAAGGTCATCCTTGATGACGTCACGCTCGCCTTCCTGCCCGGAGCCAAGATCGGCGTCGTCGGCCCCAACGGTGCGGGTAAGTCCAGCGTGCTGAAGATCATGGCCGGCCTGGATCAGGCCAACAACGGCGACGCGATGCTGGCGCCCGGAGCGACGGTCGGCATCCTCATGCAGGAGCCGCAGCTCGACGAGACCAAGACCGTCCGGGAGAACGTCGAAGAGGGCGTGGCGATCAAAGCCAAGCTCAACCGGTACAACGAAGTGGCCGAGCTGATGGCCACCGACTACACCGACGAGCTCATGGACGAGATGGGCAAGCTCCAGGAGGAACTCGACGCCGAGGACGCCTGGGACATCGATTCGCAGCTCGAGCAGGCGATGGACGCGTTGCGCTGCCCGCCGCCGGACGAGCCGGTGACGCATCTGTCCGGAGGTGAGAAGCGCCGCGTGGCGCTCTGCAAGCTGCTGCTGAGCAAGCCCGACCTGCTGCTGCTTGACGAGCCGACCAACCACCTCGACGCCGAGAGCGTGCTCTGGCTCGAACAGCACCTGGCCGCCTACAAGGGCGCCATCCTGGCCGTCACCCACGACCGGTACTTCCTGGACAACGTCGCCGAGTGGATCCTCGAACTCGACCGCGGCCGTGCCTACCCCTACGAGGGCAACTACTCGACCTATCTGGAGAAGAAGGCCGAGCGACTCGAGGTACAGGGCAAGAAGGACCAGAAACTGCAGAAGCGCCTCAAGGAGGAACTCGCCTGGGTGCGCTCCGGCGCCAAGGCCCGGCAGGCCAAGAACAAGGCCCGTCTCGGCCGCTACGAGGAGATGGTCGCCGAGGCGGAGAAGACCCGCAAGCTCGACTTCGAGGAAATCCAGATCCCGGCTCCGCCGCGACTGGGCAGCGTGGTGGTCGAGGTTGAGCACCTCGACAAGGGGTTCGAGGGCCGCACCCTGATCAAGGACCTCTCGTTCACGTTGCCCCGCAACGGCATCGTCGGCGTCATCGGACCCAACGGTGTCGGTAAGACGACGCTGTTCAAGACCATCGTCGGACTCGAACAACCCGACAGCGGAACCGTGCGGGTCGGCGACACCGTCAAGCTGAGCTATGTCGACCAGAGCCGCGCCGGCATCGACCCCAAAAAGACGGTCTGGCAGGTGGTTTCGGACGGTCTCGACTACATCGAGGTCGGCCAGAACGAGATCCCGTCGCGGGCCTATGTGTCGGCGTTCGGCTTCAAGGGGCCCGATCAGCAGAAGCCGGCCGGCGTGCTCTCCGGTGGTGAGCGCAACCGGCTCAACCTGGCGCTGACCCTCAAGGAGGGCGGCAACCTGATCCTGCTCGACGAGCCCACCAACGACCTCGACGTCGAAACGCTGTCCTCGCTGGAGAACGCGCTGGAGAACTTCCCGGGCTGCGCGGTGGTGATCAGCCACGACCGCTGGTTCCTGGACCGCACCTGCACGCACATCCTGGCGTGGGAGGGCGACGACGACAACGAGGCCAAGTGGTTCTGGTTCGAAGGCAACTTCGGTGCCTACGAGGAGAACAAGATCGAGAGAATGGGAGCCGACGCGGCTCGTCCGCACAGGGTCACCCACCGCAGGCTCACACGCGACTAA